A stretch of DNA from Polyodon spathula isolate WHYD16114869_AA chromosome 4, ASM1765450v1, whole genome shotgun sequence:
CTGGTACGTAGAATATCGAAAttccaagtttttatttttattatttttttcaaaagaaaaaatcaCAGCCTTTGTTTTGCACATTTGGGTTGCCAGGTAATTACATGTCTTTTTAATTTTGAAGGCTTCATGCTTTCCTTTGAAAGCATTTCCAGGGTCAGGGTTAGAGCTGGATTGTTTTCAGGCCCACAAGCAACAAAGCCAAACTCAATGTAACTGTGGTCATATTTCCTTGAAACAGATTCGCTTTTCTTTTTAGATGGAGACATTGGACTTGTACTTAGATCGCTAATGTTCCCttagtttaaaaacatatacattttaacaaaatatacatatcAATTTAACATTAAACCGTGCACTGTTTAGGTGAGGTGACATTCAGTTGGAGCATGTGATAGCTTTCTGGTCCAGAGCATTTTACATGCGGGTGgggactgttttgttttgtcagaacAAAGATATTTAGGGCAACTATTTTACGATTAATTAAAAATCCATCTCACTGAAATGTCACAATATGTAACTTTCTCacatgttgtatatatatatatcaatatagtatatatatatatatatatatatatatatatatatatatatataatatatatatatatggttgagGCATTCATGCTTAGTATCTATTTAGTATATTACTCTGTTGTAGTttggaaaacaaatgtacaacCTTCTTTTCTCTGTAGTCTTAAaggtaacacaacaaaatgtggttGATTTTCTTAAATTACAGATGGGCTCTTCACAAAGCTTCTGAACATACTGTATTGGCACTAATTGTCAACTACATCATTATTAAAACTGTGTTATTGTCAAACAAAAGCTACTTAAGTTGAACTTAGCTGCTGTTTTCTTTCATCTGATTATTATTCTTAGACTAGCTTAGTTTTGGATGACTGAGTAGCATAATTGTTTTCCCCTGATAAGTCAACTGGCCCTTTGCCTTGAGGGTGTGCTTTTGAGTTTATTAGCGTTTAGAATATGCATCTCATGAATAGCAGTGCTGAAAGTACATTGTGGTCAAGTGCCCTTATGATTAAAGACTATCAGACAACACTGTATTACCGGCATCTAAAAGGAAAGTTTCAGTCACAGCGAGTGTTTACTTGTAAAGATAAATGATAACCTTTTACACATGCATGCTTATACTTCAGATTTGTTCTTGTACTGTGGTGGAGACTTGCAGCTGCAGGGGGGTTTACCCTGAACTCTGGCTTGATCAACATCTCTGCTTTTCTTTGACCTGTGCCTTGGAATTTGTAAGGTCAGCAAAACAGAGTAGTGGCCCGGAAGAGAAGCACCTGTGTGGACCAGTGAGATTGCTAGCACAGATTTCATGAGGCAGAATGTTAACCATTTCAGTTCTGCACAGACATGTAGAAAAGGAAAAGGCATGCTGAGCATTTATCACCAGTTAAGGCAGAGCATTTGATTCTAAGTTGTTGGTAATCAGTGTGGTGGAATGGAGTCAGACTGTAAGTCTCAGCTTGTATGCAAGTGAGGGTTGACAACAGgccaaaatacataatttaaatgatttgaaCTGTCTTCTGGAGATGATAAACCAAAGTCCAATTGAAAGAGTTAGAGAATgggggctctattcacaaagctttaactctgaacattttttcaatgtctgtttttatgaatacattcAAGTTTCATATTTCTGAAACTGTTCTGGACTATTCACGGTTTTATGAAAAACAGTacagaacagtttcataaatatattattcataaaaaacattcttaaacaaCTTATAAGgtttgtgaatagagccctgGGGTGCAGTCTTTGGAAtctgaaactgaaaatatttattacatgtaGCACTGGATCATTGAGTGGATACTGGACTGTTTTCTTGCTATTTTGCagtgtaaaactaaataaaataaatctgaagaATTCAGTATCTGTTACtgatacaaatagaaaataatatccTGATGAAGACACATTTGTGCCGAAACCGGTAGATCgctatgtcttttaaaaaatatataataaagaaatgatttaatattaatattttgtgtgtgcttgtggcaaagtggtgaatacgtgtaggtgagtgcagtgcacagcggattaatcacacagacaaatgattcacaggtgcaagagTGTTTATTAATGGTTATAATTCCAcacgggtcagtgagcttgggtgccatagctccacccccttcctaaatggccaacttccacctaccctacggaataaattgtcttgccatttgcttaagggtactctgttctttCTTTCTAGTGCCCCCAcgggtcgggaaggagatctaacaccaagcgtcgttcgatctctgtcacagcgCTACACATTTGTTCTTTGTATAAGCAAGAAACTGGATGTATGTTCCCGCTTGGCAGCACCTAGTTGAAGATAATGATATAAACTTCTCGAAGAATGCTTTTTTAGAGAACTTCTGTAGGGCAATACAGTTAATTTCAGAAAATAATATGTATTGTTGATTGTGGTACAAATTGTGGTTATGTTACCAAAGTGCAAGTGAGAAAATAATCTTATTCTGCATGTGTGATGTtccaaagcatatttattttccatattttAATGGCCAGCTGATACCACAAACACTACCCTTTCGATCTTTACCAACTTCAACGTCAGTATTCActgctgttttctttgtttcagtgTGATGGCTATAAGGAGGGAATCCTCACTGGCGATCTTTGTGAAGATCTGTGTGTCAGCAAGCAAGTGGTGTACCAAAGATGTCTTTACTATGAAAAGGGCAAAAAGGTAATTCAGGCAGACTGGCATGGTATTCCCATTATACTCAAATCAAAACTGGAAAACTTCTCATCCTATGACAATTTCGGAATGCTGGATTACCAGGAAACGCCGGATGTTTCCACAATGGATATTGTGTATTATGCAGCACTGGAGATTAAAAACTTGTTGGGGTTGGAACTGGAGAACACAACTATGCCAAAATTATGGAGCAAACATTTACAAGGGAGAGTTGAACCATACTCCAAGGCAGAAATGGTCACTATGTGGTCCCTTCTTCAACAGGAAGAGTatacttttttcaaaatattacagGATTTGAGCAACCATGTTGTCAAGATACTGGGATCCTGTGGGCACTTTTATGCAGTGGAGTACCTTATAGCTGGCCATGCTTGGAATCAGAACCTCTTTTCCCTGGAAGAACTTTTTGATTCATCTGTAACAGGCCATCACAACAAAGCCTTAAATGGGGCTATACATAAAATTGCACTCAGCTTTTTAGACATGGTCAAGCACTTTGAAAACGATTTTTCCTACCATCTTCACCTCTGTGACATCAAACCAGAAAACTTTGCAATTAGAAAAGATTTGACGGTAAGATTGTCTTCTTATAGCAATAGGCCAGGTAATAATTGCATTTAACCAGGGTTAATCACATTGAGACATAAGGCTCTTTTACAAAGCAGGGAATAGTAACATTGCATATACAGCTGAGGCCAAAACTTTTGAATtaccttgaattttaggattgcaacataataatattaattaaataaaaaaaaactatatgaccataatttagatattttatttaacatcacgtaatcaaagaaactacaaactgatattgcaaaagtctatcagaAATCATACTAGTAGTACCGTATTTCATGTAGATTTCAAAAATGTCAGttgtttaaatttttgtcagtttttctttaagtatatgaaaatctgcaaagcggtatgtaattcaatgttaatgtaacattattcagcaggtttcattcgactttatgatgcaaagttagttcattttatagggcaatgcaaaacatttggccatagctgtacatcccTACTGTTATACGaatgtagtgcatttcaaataaactgcTAAATACCGAacctttgtaaataaaataattgtgggGATAAAGTCTCTTGTTCCTGAATCAGAATATTAATACTGATAAATGATAACTATCACCCCTGCATAGATTGTTTAAAACACAGGGTAAATTCCCCACGACAATTCAATTATTGGTGTTTGTCCAGAGAACTGAAATTCAAGGTCAAACTCAAACACTGTACCACTGCATTCATTGGTTAAATTTTTTCAGATTAATTTGTGATACAACAGAAAaccaatatttaaaaactaacaaagaataaattaaatgccagtttaaaaaaacattatgattTTTTTCACCAGATGTAGTCAAGAGTAcctaaagatttaaataaaaatggtaatTCACAATGTTTTAGAAGATTGTGTGTAATGCATGTCAGTTAacagtattttctattttaatccTAAAACAAGGACGTCAGACATTGCGTCTgtgcagctgttttattttacgggTGCTCTGATATGTATAGTACATGTTTGGCAATGCCTTCTTTAGTTTCCCATTACATAATTTCCAAAACAGTCAAATATTATCTTTCATGCCTTTCTAAAGAGTCTTGCTGGGTGCTCCTTCTTCACACAGGCTTCTCAAGTCATTCTGTTCAGTTACAGATGGGTGTGACCTATTATGATTCCTGCCAAAGATATGACAGCCtggtttattaataattataccTTATAGGGACACACTCATTTTAacttactgtttttgttttatatatatatatatatatatatatatatatatatatatatatatatatatatatatatatatatatccaaagtgacttacagaaaattaaacaaaatataaagatatattcattacaggcaataaaaatgcaaaacaaacacatatatacaatatatacaaaataattataaatacagaaaatacaaaaagatatataaatagaaaTTTCACAATAAACATTGAATAAGTCAGTTTTGAGAAGACGGCAAAAAGCAGTAAACGATTATAACCTGGTTTCACCACAGGGGGATGAGGGAAGTAAGGGAGTAAGTcgagtgaagagaaggcataagAAGTTGGGCAGTAGAGGATGAGCGGAGAGGGCAAGAGGGAATATAAGGACACACGAGAGTTTGGAGAGAGGAAGGAGCAGTATGATGAACAGAGTGATAGGTGAGAGCAAGGGTTTTAAATTGGCTGCAAGCAGAGATAGGTAACCAGTGGAGAgtgcgaagcagaggggtagAATGGTTCGGAAAATACCAGAtgagcagcagcattttgaataaGCTGAAGAGGGCAAATagctgaagcagggagaccagggAGGACAGTTACAATAATCCAGTCTAGAAAGAAAAGAGCTTTGACCAGGAGATGAGCTGTTGTTCTAAGTGattttgcagctgatgcatagttcacacaccctactctctgtaagtcaccttggataaaggcgtctgctaataaacaaatattaagtaGATAGAATAGGGCAGATTCTatagatgttgctaagaaagaaacAATAAGTACATGTTAGTGAAGAGATGTGATGAGAATAAGAGAGGGAAGCATCCAAAATAACACCTAGGTTTCAAGGAGAAGGAGAAATATTAATAACATCAAAGAGGTTAGAGGAGAGAGGAGTAGAAGGAAAGTAAAAGAGGTCAGGTTTAGAAAGGTTGAGTTTGAAGTGATGTGTCCAAGATGAGATTGCTGAGAGACAATATGAAATGCAGGAGGAGTTATGAAagtcaaaagaaaagaaataaagatctgagtatcatcagcatataGGTGATATGAGAAGCCAGATGAGGAGATAAGGGTACCGTGTGAGCGGGTATAGATTGTGAATAGAAGGGCTTCTAGGTAcacctgtagagagagagagagagtgagagagagagagagagagagagagagagagagagagagaccaagaaaacagaaaataatggttAGAAAGATAAAAGGAACACGAGGCAAAAGAAGTATAATTCCCTTAAAGAGAAAAGGATGGTTTGGCAGTTGACGTTGCTACAATATAACTTAGACAGTACAGTGAAAATAGCTAATTGATAATTACAGTtgatagaaaaatgcaacatctcATTCAACAGATGACTCATCAGGTATGCCTGAAAGCTGTTTTAAGTTCTACTTGCAATACCACACATTGAGGTTCCATTTCCAGTGCTGACACAGACCTATGATCTTTTGGTGTCAATCAATAAAAGCTATGTAGTGGGATCCACAGCTTgattaatttactgtaattatGGCTGACTGTTTGTGTTTTAGGTTGTTGCAATCGATGTAGACATGGCCTTCTTTGAGCCCAAAATGAGGGACATCCTTCAACAGAATTGCACAAATGACGAAGACTGTAATTTTTTTGACTGCTTTTCTAAGTGTGACATGCAGCGCAACAAATGTGGTGCAAAAAGGATAAACAGCAATTTGCAAGTAAGTTATTTTCTGAAACACAAGGTTTATTGAGGGATTGTGTGCTTTTGCAGTTTTGCACAATGGATCACAACAAAGTGCATTATCCAccattttatataaacaatataaagcTATTAGTGTTATAATACTGGTAATAAATCATTAACCCTAACACTtcccataaaataaaaacaacagtactGTCCAATACACTTAAATATTTTGTCAACAGTTCActaaataataatccaaaaatagctgcaggctttttaaccctttgagtagtgagttctaaaatgcactgccggtcctacgggagtgagttttttttttttttctctctactgCACGTGCTTGATTGTTATGAGTACAGCATATAAACCAACTGAAAGCtatatgtatgtttgtaatgaatactaatgaaatacagaaaaatcatttttaccataaataaataacatgtaggtaataaacaataaacaactggggggaacaaccacaacaacacatcctaacaaaaactagaaagagagagagagagagagagagagagacatgaataaaatcatatccgggtaaacaggttgtgggggtgGAAGGAGTGAGTCTAATGCTTCAGCGCATgattctccttgaagcatggagaaacgcacagagcttggcgccgcctcttcgctgtcacttgatgttgatggtaaatattcttcgcttatgtcttcactgacacactcgcttaCATCTGATTCAGTgtaagaattgtatgtatttgaatttatgttggaatctgaattcagtataattaataatatttttttctcactgagcgattttTCCCAGTTTACAAATACTACTGACATTtgtgtgactgggataattacatgtaattcagtcaatatctggcagagggattcaagggaccaataaaaggtgttacagaaaccttgtattacaatatcatgtgatcaggggttttgtaggctcagtaattcaagtttaaatttGCAGAATGTACTGATAAGTTtttactccctggggaccagacaGCAGTAAACGTACAGTTGTACATTCATAcaactcaaagggttaaataatagTAGgaataattaatgttaaattcTTTGGAGTTCAAGTGGTATGAGCCAAGGCTTTGTTCATTCCTAATCTCACCTGTCTATCATCTTTGACTAATTTCACCTTTCTATAATCactgactccctatttaaacccagtcacagctcaaCTCTTTCTCTTGCATTGTGTTTTGcccatacagagagagagagagagagagagagagagagagagagagagagagagagagagagagagagaccattaCATTGATTATCATGAATGAAACCTTGCCTTTCTGACTTCCCCACGATACCGTTTTCAACTCCTGAACCTTTAACTACCCGATCTGGCTTTGACCCTTTTTCATAAGATTTTCCTATTTGGCTTTGACCTTGCAGCATGACTACCCTGACTGATTATCGAACCAAGACTGGACACGACACCGAACATGGATTTATCTGCCTCATCTTCTTCCGACCCAGAGAATCCACAGTGTATCGCGGTATATTGTTCCTTTGTTTCAGCCCCTGACCCAAAGCTTTCCCAGCTGCACTGTTCCAAAAGGAAACGCCGACAGGATCCCTTCCCTGCCCAGCTTTTCTTTAAGAACTCGGCCGTCACCAGACTATTAAAAGCATTATTTCATTAGGAAATCCAAATTCCACCTGGAAGCGATCGGACTACATTATTTTTACTTTCGTGCATGTCTGTTTCAGCGAAGCCCATTTTTTCCACTCGCCGCCCTGCCCCTGCTTGCTCTGCAGCTGCTACAACAGCTACATCACTACTTCAGGGCTGTCTGCAAGTATAACAGAAGCCCAGCAGCTGAAGACGCTATGGCAGAGCTGTATCAAAAAATTATGGATGACATGAAGCAGTTTATGCAGGCTTTTGCAAACGCTCTGTCTGCAATAAATACTCGTCTAGATGGTATAGACGATCACTCCAGCACTGTTGCAGTTCCTCCTTCTGCCTCTCATGTGCCAATCTCCGCCCCCACTTTCAACGCATCATCCATTTCAGTGGCTCCCTTGCTCACCCCAGCCCAGGCAGCTTTGGCCTCGCCCCCTCTCCCATTCATCGGTGTTCCAGAGTACAATCTGGCTACAGCATCCACTTCAAGCTCCCAATCAGCAGCAGCCCTCAGACATCACGTCCTCTCCTCGTTGATCCGAAGACAAATAATTGAAGGTAAAGACTTCAAGCTGGTTAACATTCTCATCACTGCATCTGAATTTATTCATCGCAGAGATTTATCAGTCACGCTGAAATCCCACTATCCTCGCCTGCTTAAAAATCTGTCCCTTAGTGAGTTCATTCTCGCATATTCCTTTTATCGAGACATTCTGTGTGCTGCATACTCCCATCGCCGCCAGGAGATGGACCAATATATGTTTTATGTTATAGAACTATCAGTGAGATATGGGGGCACTATGTTCTACGACTACCATAAAACATTCTCTGTAAAAGCAGATGCTATATTGgctaacaacaataataatgttgaTTGGTCTGCCCCCAACACAGATCTACTcaactgcattttcattttcagtggGGTCAGGGCAAACACATGCACCGCACACTCATCGGACCTGTGCCCAAAAGTGGCAATGGCAACCCTATCCACATCAGCAACTGCATCTCACCTCCAATTTCTGCCCTCTTCCCCCTCTACCGATCCGTAACTAAAGACAAATATGGCCGCCCCATCAAATTTTCTGGATCCAGTCTCCACCCCCATCAACATTACAGTCCTAGCCAACGAACTGAGTCTCTAATTCAAGCCAAGATGGGCAAAGGATATTGGCCAGCCCTTTCCCAGCTCCGCCATTTCCCGTCTTCAGGTTTAGCCCCATCGGAATAGCGACCCGCAAAATACAATTCCCAATACCATTAAATCCATTTAAGCAGCAGGCCACAGCGACTGGCTCACAAAAGCAGATAATTCAGGTGCTTTTATAGTCAGGCCTTATTCCTTTATCCTTCTGCCACTTGTTTGGGATCTGCTGGGAAGCTAAGCTCAGTTTCCCATAATTTCATGATCCAAGCTCACCATCTTCCAGGCAGCTacaataatgcagctgatgctttaTCTCGTCTACAGGTAGCCAAGTTCCGCAGCCTGGTTTTAGCAGCAGTTCTGTCTCCCCTTTAAGTTCCACTgttccagcagctcatcttcaATTGAATCCAATCTCCTCCTATCAGCAAGATTCTATATGTTAGCAGCCCTCTCCCCATCTAGCTGCTCCTCTTACGCAAC
This window harbors:
- the LOC121314505 gene encoding divergent protein kinase domain 1C-like isoform X3 gives rise to the protein MITWRNCAFRRLGVKIFRKNTLLFALFWFGFWIFMSALMFVNRTIFSDYCTDEKSKRILARVCDGYKEGILTGDLCEDLCVSKQVVYQRCLYYEKGKKVIQADWHGIPIILKSKLENFSSYDNFGMLDYQETPDVSTMDIVYYAALEIKNLLGLELENTTMPKLWSKHLQGRVEPYSKAEMVTMWSLLQQEEYTFFKILQDLSNHVVKILGSCGHFYAVEYLIAGHAWNQNLFSLEELFDSSVTGHHNKALNGAIHKIALSFLDMVKHFENDFSYHLHLCDIKPENFAIRKDLTVVAIDVDMAFFEPKMRDILQQNCTNDEDCNFFDCFSKCDMQRNKCGAKRINSNLQHDYPD
- the LOC121314505 gene encoding divergent protein kinase domain 1C-like isoform X2, with amino-acid sequence MITWRNCAFRRLGVKIFRKNTLLFALFWFGFWIFMSALMFVNRTIFSDYCTDEKSKRILARVCDGYKEGILTGDLCEDLCVSKQVVYQRCLYYEKGKKVIQADWHGIPIILKSKLENFSSYDNFGMLDYQETPDVSTMDIVYYAALEIKNLLGLELENTTMPKLWSKHLQGRVEPYSKAEMVTMWSLLQQEEYTFFKILQDLSNHVVKILGSCGHFYAVEYLIAGHAWNQNLFSLEELFDSSVTGHHNKALNGAIHKIALSFLDMVKHFENDFSYHLHLCDIKPENFAIRKDLTVICDKMFRHWFSPSLIGPRASLPLQVELQKAVQRCAVPSEYPDNKKDHQTLFKQLYELLQASQRQLQE
- the LOC121314505 gene encoding divergent protein kinase domain 1C-like isoform X1; translated protein: MITWRNCAFRRLGVKIFRKNTLLFALFWFGFWIFMSALMFVNRTIFSDYCTDEKSKRILARVCDGYKEGILTGDLCEDLCVSKQVVYQRCLYYEKGKKVIQADWHGIPIILKSKLENFSSYDNFGMLDYQETPDVSTMDIVYYAALEIKNLLGLELENTTMPKLWSKHLQGRVEPYSKAEMVTMWSLLQQEEYTFFKILQDLSNHVVKILGSCGHFYAVEYLIAGHAWNQNLFSLEELFDSSVTGHHNKALNGAIHKIALSFLDMVKHFENDFSYHLHLCDIKPENFAIRKDLTVVAIDVDMAFFEPKMRDILQQNCTNDEDCNFFDCFSKCDMQRNKCGAKRINSNLQVICDKMFRHWFSPSLIGPRASLPLQVELQKAVQRCAVPSEYPDNKKDHQTLFKQLYELLQASQRQLQE